In Leishmania braziliensis MHOM/BR/75/M2904 complete genome, chromosome 29, a genomic segment contains:
- a CDS encoding cysteine peptidase C (CPC): protein MRCYTKFLLLVAVVLVVLLATTLSTLYIVPRNTPLLSNRFVAEINLKAKGQWTASADNGHLVSGKSDEELRKLMGVLNMSTAALSPRIFSAEELAQELPTSFDSSDKWPKCRTISEIRDQSNCGSCWAIAAVEAMSDRYCTVAGITDLRVSTGHLLSCCFVCGMGCQGGIPTMAWLWWVWVGLTSEVCQPYPFPPCGHHTDGGKYPACPSTIYDTPTCNSTCADSHTALTKHKGEKSYSLRGEREYMIELMTYGPFEVAFDVYADFVSYKSGVYSHTTGERLGGHAVKLVGWGVQNGTPYWKIANSWNSDWGDNGYFLIRRGTDECGIESTGVAGLPSLK from the coding sequence ATGCGGTGCTACACCAAGTTTCTGCTGCTCGTGGCGGTCGTGCTCGTCGTACTGCTGGCCACCACGTTGAGCACTCTCTACATCGTGCCGAGGAACACACCGCTTCTCAGCAACCGTTTTGTGGCGGAGATCAACTTAAAAGCGAAGGGTCAGTGGACCGCCTCGGCTGATAATGGACACCTGGTCAGCGGCAAGAGTGATGAGGAGTTGCGCAAGCTGATGGGTGTGCTCAACATGAGCACcgcggctctctctccccgcatCTTCTCTGCGGAGGAACTGGCACAGGAGTTACCAACATCGTTCGACTCAAGCGACAAATGGCCCAAGTGCCGGACGATTAGCGAGATCCGTGACCAGTCGAACTGCGGTTCGTGCTGGGCCATCGCCGCGGTGGAGGCTATGTCGGACCGCTACTGCACAGTCGCCGGCATTACGGATCTCCGCGTCTCGACTGGACACCtcctctcctgctgctttGTATGCGGCATGGGTTGCCAGGGTGGCATCCCGACGATGGCGTGGCtgtggtgggtgtgggtgggtctAACGTCCGAGGTCTGTCAGCCCTACCCCTTCCCCCCGTGCGGTCATCACACGGACGGTGGTAAGTACCCAGCCTGTCCGAGCACCATCTACGACACCCCCACATGCAACTCCACCTGCGCGGACTCCCATACGGCGTTGACCAAGCACAAGGGCGAAAAGTCCTACAGCCTCCGTGGCGAGCGCGAGTACATGATCGAGCTCATGACCTACGGCCCCTTCGAGGTGGCCTTCGATGTGTACGCCGATTTCGTCTCCTACAAGAGTGGCGTGTACAGCCACACCACTGGCGAGCGTCTCGGCGGACATGCTGTGAAGTTGGTTGGTTGGGGCGTCCAGAACGGCACGCCGTACTGGAAGATCGCCAACAGCTGGAACAGTGATTGGGGTGACAACGGCTACTTCCTGATCAGGCGCGGCACCGATGAGTGTGGCATTGAATCGACCGGCGTTGCTGGTTTGCCCTCACTGAAGTAG